The following proteins are co-located in the Myxocyprinus asiaticus isolate MX2 ecotype Aquarium Trade chromosome 44, UBuf_Myxa_2, whole genome shotgun sequence genome:
- the LOC127434244 gene encoding glutamate decarboxylase 2-like, producing the protein MASHGFWFMGENAAGSPSQSPTTPRAWCQAAAQKFTGGIGSKLYAFLNVGEAEKAAQAPIKAEDESTAESCGCNKPCNCPKTSLCFSDLYSTDLLPALNGDAKTMNFLQEVVDILLAYIVESFDRSTKVIDFHYPNELLQRNNWELSDEPETLDDILISCRATLKYAIKTAHPRYFNQLSTGLDMVGLAADWLTSTANTNMFTYEVAPVFVLLEYVTLKKMREIIGWQDGRGDGIFSPGGAISNMYAMLLARYKMFPEVKEKGMSSVPRLVAFTSEHSHFSIKKGAAALGIGTESVICIKVDERGKMIPSDLERRIVEAKQKGYVPFFVSATAGTTVYGAFDPLIAIADICKKYDVWMHVDGAWGGSLLMSQKHRWKLNGVERANSMTWNPHKMMAVPLQCSALLVREEGLMQGCNQMQACYLFQQDKHYDLSYDTGDKALQCGRHVDIFKLWLMWRAKGTIGFEAQIDKCLELSEYLYNKIKDREGYEMVFNGKPQHTNVCFWYLPPGVRYLEDKVEKMKRLHKVAPVIKARMMEYGTTMVSYQPQGDKVNFFRMVISNPAATFEDIDFLIEEIERLGQDL; encoded by the exons ATGGCTTCACACGGGTTTTGGTTTATGGGTGAAAACGCCGCTGGAAGCCCCAGCCAAAGTCCCACCACCC CCAGAGCTTGGTGTCAGGCGGCGGCCCAGAAATTCACCGGAGGCATCGGCTCCAAATTATATG CTTTTTTAAACGTCGGAGAGGCTGAGAAAGCAGCTCAAGCCCCAATTAAAGCCGAAGATGAGTCTACAGCGGAGAGCTGCGGCTGTAATAAACCCTGTAACTGCCCCAAAACCAGCCTGTGCTTCTCTGATCTCTATTCAACAG ATCTTTTACCTGCATTGAACGGGGACGCAAAGACTATGAATTTTCTGCAGGAGGTTGTGGATATATTGCTGGCTTATATAGTGGAATCTTTTGACCGGTCAACGAAAGTGATTGATTTTCACTATCCAAATGAATTGCTTCAAAGGAATAATTGGGAGCTTTCGGACGAACCCGAGACTTTAGACGATATTCTGATCAGCTGTCGCGCTACACTAAAATATGCCATAAAAACCG CACACCCTAGGTATTTCAATCAGCTCTCCACTGGATTAGACATGGTTGGCCTAGCGGCAGATTGGCTGACGTCCACTGCCAACACCAATAT GTTCACCTATGAGGTGGCGCCAGTCTTCGTGCTGTTGGAATACGTCACGCTGAAGAAGATGAGAGAGATCATTGGCTGGCAGGATGGCCGTGGTGATGGAATATTCTCACCGG GTGGTGCCATTTCCAACATGTATGCCATGTTACTGGCTCGCTATAAGATGTTTCCAGAGGTGAAGGAGAAAGGAATGTCATCTGTTCCAAGACTGGTCGCCTTCACATCTGAGCAT AGCCATTTTTCAATCAAGAAAGGAGCTGCAGCACTTGGAATCGGTACAGAAAGTGTCATCTGTATTAAAGTCGATGAAAG GGGTAAGATGATTCCTTCTGACCTTGAGAGGAGAATAGTTGAAGCCAAGCAGAAG GGGTACGTGCCGTTTTTTGTCAGTGCTACAGCCGGTACCACGGTTTATGGGGCCTTTGATCCTCTGATTGCAATAGCGGACATCTGTAAGAAGTATGATGTCTGGATGCATGTGGAT GGAGCATGGGGTGGAAGTTTGCTGATGTCCCAGAAACACAGGTGGAAGCTCAATGGAGTTGAGAG AGCTAATTCCATGACCTGGAACCCTCATAAAATGATGGCTGTGCCCCTGCAGTGCTCTGCTCTGCTAGTTAGAGAGGAG GGACTGATGCAGGGCTGCAATCAGATGCAGGCATGTTATCtcttccagcaggacaagcaCTATGATCTGTCCTACGACACGGGGGACAAAGCCCTGCAGTGCGGACGCCATGTGGACATCTTCAAACTATGGCTGATGTGGAGAGCAAAG GGCACTATTGGTTTTGAGGCTCAAATTGATAAATGTCTGGAGCTGTCAGAATATCTCTACAACAAGATCAAGGACAGGGAAGGATATGAGATGGTCTTTAATGGAAAG CCTCAGCATACCAATGTGTGTTTCTGGTATCTTCCGCCGGGCGTACGCTACCTGGAGGACAAAGTGGAGAAAATGAAGCGTCTGCACAAG